A single window of Dendropsophus ebraccatus isolate aDenEbr1 chromosome 5, aDenEbr1.pat, whole genome shotgun sequence DNA harbors:
- the LOC138792470 gene encoding short transient receptor potential channel 4-like isoform X2, translated as MWDGGFQDYIHDWWNLMDFVMNSLYLATISLKIVAYVQYREKICQREDWDMWHPTLVAEALFAIANIFSSLRLISLFTANSHLGPLQISLGRMLLDILKFLFIYCLVLLAFANGLNQLYFNYDTTDDVNLNCTGIRCEKQNNAFSTLFETLQSLFWSIFGLINLYVTKVKPDHTFTEFVGATMFGSYNVISLVVLLNMLIAMMNNSYQLIADHADIEWKFARTKLWMSYFEEGGTLPTPFNIIPSPKTLWYLCKWVQKQICKKYTKKKPESFGALGRRAADNFRKHNQYQEVMRNLVKRYVAAMIRDAKTEEGLTEENFKELKQDISSFRFEVLGLLKGNKLNLHNTKMNNVAEEAEEKSKPKEKKSRTQKNNFSLFDITTMIHSRTAEITADKHNNVSNGSALLASETKEKPKKIQFAKDIKSFGLFHRHVKSSSTEQSSSKIYSVSEEIPELEITSPTEKTLNSVKSQELTSELNVNKLDEQCIVSQGTKDTLECLPLEPSDSGHGVIEESHLDDVKQMLQSDSKSTQEEPSTEEQDTTTRL; from the exons ATGTGGGATGGAGGATTTCAAGATTATATCCATGACTGGTGGAACCTAATGGATTTTGTCATGAATTCATTATATTTGGCAACTATTTCATTAAAGATTGTTGCATATGTCCAG TACAGGGAAAAAATATGTCAACGTGAGGACTGGGACATGTGGCATCCGACCTTAGTGGCAGAAGCATTATTTGCTATAGCAAATATCTTTAGCTCCTTGAGATTGATCTCATTGTTCACAGCCAATTCTCACCTGGGCCCTCTGCAGATCTCTTTAGGAAGAATGCTTTTGGACATTTTAAAATTTCTCTTTATTTACTGTCTTGTGTTATTGGCTTTTGCCAATGGATTGAATCAACTATACTTCAATTACGATACAACTGATGACGTAAACTTGAACTGCACTGGAATCCGGTGTGAAAAGCAAAACAATGCCTTCTCCAC GTTATTTGAAACATTGCAGTCGCTGTTTTGGTCAATTTTTGGACTCATTAATCTATATGTTACAAAAGTAAAACCGGATCACACATTCACAGAATTTGTTGGTGCAACCATGTTTGGAAGCTACAATGTCATCTCCTTGGTGGTTCTTCTTAATATGCTAATTGCCATGATGAACAACTCCTACCAGCTCATCGCT GATCATGCAGACATTGAATGGAAGTTTGCAAGAACAAAGCTCTGGATGAGTTACTTTGAAGAAGGGGGGACACTTCCTACCCCTTTTAATATTATTCCAAGTCCTAAAACTCTGTGGTACCTTTGCAAATGGGTTCaaaaacaaatatgcaaaaagtaCACAAAAAAGAAGCCTGAAAGTTTTGGCGCCCTAGGG AGAAGAGCTGCTGACAACTTCAGAAAACACAATCAATATCAG GAGGTTATGAGGAATCTTGTTAAGAGATATGTTGCTGCAATGATCAGGGATGCTAAGACTGAAGAAGGGTTAACGGAGGAAAACTTCAAG gAACTAAAGCAAGATATTTCCAGCTTCCGTTTTGAAGTCTTGGGATTGTTAAAAGGAAACAAGTTAAATCTTCACAACACTAAAATGAACAATGTAGCAGAGGAGGCAGAAGAGAAAAGCAAACCCAAGGAAAAGAAAAGTAGAACACAGAAGAACAACTTCAGCTTATTCGACATAACGACGATGATTCATTCTAGAACGGCAGAGATAACAGCCGATAAGCATAATAATGTCAGCAATGGCTCCGCTTTGCTGGCTTCAGAGACTAAGGAAAAGCCGAAGAAAATTCAATTTGCCAAAGACATAAAAAGCTTTGGGCTTTTTcacagacatgtaaaaagttctaGCACAGAACAGAGTTCTTCTAAAATCTACTCCGTTTCTGAGGAAATTCCGGAGCTGGAAATAACCAGCCCAACAGAAAAAACATTGAATTCTGTAAAAAGCCAAGAACTTACCTCCGAATTAAATGTTAACAAACTGGATGAACAATGCATAGTATCTCAAGGTACTAAGGACACCTTGGAATGTCTACCATTAGAGCCTTCTGACAGTGGCCACGGTGTAATAGAGGAGAGTCATTTAGATGACGTCAAACAAATGCTACAGTCAGATTCAAAGAGCACACAAGAGGAACCTTCCACAGAAGAACAAGATACAACAACAAGACTGTGA